From the genome of Toxoplasma gondii ME49 chromosome XII, whole genome shotgun sequence:
ATGTGAACGAAGCACCTTTTGCTTGAGACTTGGGAGAGAGGTGTAAAGACTTTTCGCGTCCGGAGAGTCCCGGAATTTTCGGGCATCTCTGCAGAATCGACAAATAAGAGTATGTTTTAAACTGCAGAAGGGCCGCCGTTCGCATCGTGGCTTTGCAGAGGCAATCTGCGTCGCAGCAAAAAGCGCGCGAGCAGTGGAACTGCGCTCTCTCCGGTCGATCCACGCGGATCTCAACGCCTGTGTTTGCACGCAAATGCTTGCCAAAACGTTTAGCTGGAAAGTCGCATTACCTCAGGAAGACGACCCGGCAGTTGAGGGCGCCGTTGCCAGCGAGATCCTGCTCAAGTTGTTCCGGCAAGTCCGACTCCGGAGAAACGAATTTTTCGAAGACACTCGACTGGCGCGAAGcagccttcgccgcctcctgctCGAGGCGTACAGACACCTCAGAGATGAACGTCGTTCCAGCTGCCGTCTCGTCGTCACAGATTTCGTCTCCGTGGTCGATGCCGTACACCCCAACCTTCATACCAGCCACAAGCCACAGAGACATttgcgcatatatatatatatatatatatatatatgcatgtgcatttGTGGAGATATACACACGGAAATgttttttcactttttttttACTTCCGATTCCGGTTCCCTCTTTGTGAGATCGGCGCGTGCGAACCCGGCCGCgtgtcgcgcatgcactcctTTTGTTTGCTGTTCCTCCTTAGGAGTTGgactctgcctctgctttcCTGCGTGCCGCAGGTCCTCGAGCTGTCCGCCTGACTCTGAAGCGATGCTACGTGGgcactgtctctccaccttgTTTACGCACTGGGTCGGTTTCTCACTCCTGAGGCGACGAAAAACGTCTTTGGGGGCCGTTCGAGACGCTTGAAGGTGTCGACCAGAAGCCGGATGCTGTTGACGCGACTGTCCAtgatttctttctttttcgcgtctgtccACGCGCCGAGGGAACGAAGCCACTCCTCGCCACTGAGGAATGATCGAAGCTTCTGTCCACCCCACCCTCCTGAGAAGTCCCTCGTCGGGACCTCGTCGTCTgggcctgtctccgctcctTGGCCTTCAACGCCAGACACGGCCTCCGAACTttgcgcgcctcctcgcgagGAGGCCAGTGACGCGCGGTCAGGCGCCAACTCGCCTGCaacttctcccttctccgctAAAGGCTCTCCTACaggggaagcgaaaaacgaaagtcACGCGAGTCTACCGACAGAGGCATCGCCGCAAATGCAGAAAATTTGTCGGGCGCATgaacgtctctctctgcgtttggGTCAACAGCTCGTGGTCACGGGAGACGACGTGGACAAAGGTATACAGCGTCATCAACTCATAATTCGTGAATATtaaaaacgaaaaagcaTGCAACTCGTCACGCATTCCAggacacacatacacatatacaagtatacatataaaagtatatatatatatatatacgtatgtttATACATGAGTGAGTATGTATGCGGATGATGTGATGTCTGGCGCACCCGCTAAGTGGATGACGGCGTCGACACcttcgagtttctctgcttcgatCCATTGATTGGGGATATCCCATAGAAtctcgtcctcctctgtGTTGTTTTTCGCTGTATGGTCTGCTTCTGAAGCTGCCTGCCGATCTGCCGTCGCCCCGCGTGTCTCTTCAGCAGACGGGTCTGCCGGGACCTGCGCGTCTTGTAGCTCTGAGGGCGACTTCGCGTCTCGTCGCAGCGTTTCCTCAGACGAGGAGCTCTCTGCGGAGTCCTCGGCTTTTTCTGCGGCGTCCACAAAAGATGCAgacggaagaaacgcaggacGAGGGGGCAGCGGAGACTCGCCGGGAGCCGTGctgctcttcgtcctcgaccGCGAGAACGACATACCCTGCGACGAACGCCGTTTTCCCCTCGTACGCACCAGCCGCCGGCACCGCACTGGACGGCCGTCGATCTTCACGTTGCCATCTGGAGGCGGAacgccacagaaaaaactctGGACAGACATGCGGAGTTTCTGCAGTCCGATCCGAAGCGCCGGCGGCGGCTAGTGTTTCTTCCACTTCCCGTTTCCGAGGAACGCGACTGTCAGTGGCTTCGCTGAAATATCGGTTTCTAGGTGCCAGATGAGATGCGCAAACGCTTGGTGGGAAcggttttcttttcgttaGCAACTGTTCCAAACACGGCGCCTGAACGCGTCGGTCGGGCCGAGAAACAGTGCATACCTACCTCGGAACATGTCGATGAGAAAGCCGCCCAGCATGCCATGGGATCCGCTGATGACAACTGTAAAATATTCATTTTCCCCGTCACTCCCGTCGCGGAAAAGCGGCTTCGCAGGGGAAAACAAGTTCGAAGCTGCCTTGACGAGAGCCGCCATCGGGCTCGCGTGTCCAGGCacaagaggaaggcggcgtcTCGGTTTGGCGCAGATTagacggcgagaaagaaaagcgaatgGCAGTTGGCAAGCACTCTTTTTCAGTCGCGTTCGGCTCCTGAAAAAAGCACTCTCTGCGTGGCCGGCGTTCGCCAGGCTTTTTTGTAGTACACAAGAGGAAACAGCCTCGACAGGTAGCCGCGCGAACGCGCAGCTAGACCGGCAGTGGTGACGTTTCCCTTTTGGCGGGTCCGCTTGGCGGGGAACTCAATTGCATGAACTCGGCAAAGACATGCGGGTCGTGGAAAGTCATGTGGAAGAGGCAGAGTTGCGAAAAACTCAAGTTCAGCCTTCGTTCCGGTGTGCGTCACAGGCTCAGGCGAAAAACATCCCGTGCCTGCGCCGCCCAGCTGCCGGCTGCGGCGGGGAGAATCGCATGagttttctccagttcttgCAGGCAAGAGCGCATTTTGACTTTCAGCAGGTTCGCTGAAGCAGAACGCGTGACCGAAGGTAAGGGAAGACTCTCGGAAACTCGAAATACGTTCGAGTTCGTCTACCTCGACTGGAGCGCTAGCAGGGAGGCGCAGCTTCCGGGCGGCTGTGTGTCCTGTGCGAATGACTCAGCACGGGGGGCAGAGCCAGGACCAGCGTCGAGTGAGCTCCCTCGTTCTTCGAGCGCCGCCTTGCCTCGAGTCAGTTTCTTTTTCCCCTCGCTTTTCCCCGAGAACCGGCGCGTGTCTGACGGCCaacgcctctgcctctcgccaCATGTTGCGGGGGAGATTTTCCAGGAGGCCGCGC
Proteins encoded in this window:
- a CDS encoding NAD dependent epimerase/dehydratase family protein (encoded by transcript TGME49_246080); translated protein: MAALVKAASNLFSPAKPLFRDGSDGENEYFTVVISGSHGMLGGFLIDMFRDGNVKIDGRPVRCRRLVRTRGKRRSSQGMSFSRSRTKSSTAPGESPLPPRPAFLPSASFVDAAEKAEDSAESSSSEETLRRDAKSPSELQDAQVPADPSAEETRGATADRQAASEADHTAKNNTEEDEILWDIPNQWIEAEKLEGVDAVIHLAGEPLAEKGEVAGELAPDRASLASSRGGAQSSEAVSGVEGQGAETGPDDEVPTRDFSGGWGGQKLRSFLSGEEWLRSLGAWTDAKKKEIMDSRVNSIRLLVDTFKRLERPPKTFFVASGVGVYGIDHGDEICDDETAAGTTFISEVSVRLEQEAAKAASRQSSVFEKFVSPESDLPEQLEQDLAGNGALNCRVVFLRFGVMLSTRGGMLPRLLPLYKMRFGARLGDGRQWMSWVSLRDAARAVVFLLEKEQAEIQGPVNVCAPAPMRNEDFAAEFHKVLHPRAWFTFTMPVPAWLLRMVLGQLADEVLLGGQRAAPGRLSEADFAFDHPSVAEALLWSLEDQKSRKTRANEAKEGGEGENEHTEEERVAALDRLTTQQLELAEQMREQDRKQEEKRHELLLKRRQSSKTVDPSLQPREERDEEAGDAKGRAAAA